From Lagenorhynchus albirostris chromosome 15, mLagAlb1.1, whole genome shotgun sequence, one genomic window encodes:
- the CDIPT gene encoding CDP-diacylglycerol--inositol 3-phosphatidyltransferase isoform X2, giving the protein MPGENIFLFVPNLIGYARIVFAIISFYFMPCCPLTASSFYLLSGLLDAFDGHAARALNQGTRFGAMLDMLTDRCSTMCLLVNLALLYPRATLLFQLSMSLDVASHWLHLHSWLCRSFPNGPLDHSPYCLAQVPHQRHPPDHSRPQHGCPGRSRSCQEEVILEPPAPGYPPALGVSLCHAAPLSLLGGPRHMSSQCVVQPAGEGDQPLW; this is encoded by the exons ATGCCAGGCGAAAATATCTTCCTGTTTGTGCCTAACCTCATCG GTTATGCCCGGATTGTCTTCGCCATCATTTCTTTCTACTTCATGCCCTGCTGCCCTCTCACGGCCTCCTCCTTCTACCTGCTCAGCGGACTTCTGGACGCTTTCGATGGACACGCTGCTCGAGCCCTTAATCAAG GAACCCGATTTGGGGCCATGCTGGACATGCTGACAGACCGGTGCTCCACGATGTGTCTGCTGGTCAACCTGGCCCTGCTGTACCCTCGCGCCACCCTTCTTTTCCAGCTCAGCATGAGCTTGGATGTTGCCAGCCACTGGCTGCACCTCCACAG TTGGCTCTGTAGGTCTTTTCCGAATGGGCCTCTGGATCACAGCCCCTATTGCCTTGCTCAAGTCCCTCATCAGCGTCATCCACCTGATCACAGCCGCCCGCAACATGGCTGCCCTGGACGCAGCAGATCGTGCCAAGAAGAAGTGATCCTGGAACCTCCAGCCCCTGGCTACCCACCTGCCCTGGGAGTCTCACTGTGCCACGCGGCACCCCTGTCCCTCCTGGGAGGTCCCAGGCACATGTCTTCCCAATGTGTTGTCCAGCCTGCTGGGGAGGGGGACCAGCCTCTTTGGTGA
- the CDIPT gene encoding CDP-diacylglycerol--inositol 3-phosphatidyltransferase isoform X1, with protein sequence MPGENIFLFVPNLIGYARIVFAIISFYFMPCCPLTASSFYLLSGLLDAFDGHAARALNQGTRFGAMLDMLTDRCSTMCLLVNLALLYPRATLLFQLSMSLDVASHWLHLHSSVVRGSESHKMIDLSGNPVLRIYYTSRPALFTLCAGNELFYCLLYLFNFSEGPLVGSVGLFRMGLWITAPIALLKSLISVIHLITAARNMAALDAADRAKKK encoded by the exons ATGCCAGGCGAAAATATCTTCCTGTTTGTGCCTAACCTCATCG GTTATGCCCGGATTGTCTTCGCCATCATTTCTTTCTACTTCATGCCCTGCTGCCCTCTCACGGCCTCCTCCTTCTACCTGCTCAGCGGACTTCTGGACGCTTTCGATGGACACGCTGCTCGAGCCCTTAATCAAG GAACCCGATTTGGGGCCATGCTGGACATGCTGACAGACCGGTGCTCCACGATGTGTCTGCTGGTCAACCTGGCCCTGCTGTACCCTCGCGCCACCCTTCTTTTCCAGCTCAGCATGAGCTTGGATGTTGCCAGCCACTGGCTGCACCTCCACAG TTCTGTGGTCCGAGGCAGTGAAAGTCACAAGATGATCGACCTGTCTGGAAATCCAGTGCTTCGCATCTACTACACCTCCAGA CCCGCTCTGTTTACCCTGTGTGCTGGAAATGAGCTCTTCTACTGCCTCCTCTACCTGTTCAATTTCTCCGAGGGACCTTTAG TTGGCTCTGTAGGTCTTTTCCGAATGGGCCTCTGGATCACAGCCCCTATTGCCTTGCTCAAGTCCCTCATCAGCGTCATCCACCTGATCACAGCCGCCCGCAACATGGCTGCCCTGGACGCAGCAGATCGTGCCAAGAAGAAGTGA
- the CDIPT gene encoding CDP-diacylglycerol--inositol 3-phosphatidyltransferase isoform X3, with protein MPGENIFLFVPNLIGTRFGAMLDMLTDRCSTMCLLVNLALLYPRATLLFQLSMSLDVASHWLHLHSSVVRGSESHKMIDLSGNPVLRIYYTSRPALFTLCAGNELFYCLLYLFNFSEGPLVGSVGLFRMGLWITAPIALLKSLISVIHLITAARNMAALDAADRAKKK; from the exons ATGCCAGGCGAAAATATCTTCCTGTTTGTGCCTAACCTCATCG GAACCCGATTTGGGGCCATGCTGGACATGCTGACAGACCGGTGCTCCACGATGTGTCTGCTGGTCAACCTGGCCCTGCTGTACCCTCGCGCCACCCTTCTTTTCCAGCTCAGCATGAGCTTGGATGTTGCCAGCCACTGGCTGCACCTCCACAG TTCTGTGGTCCGAGGCAGTGAAAGTCACAAGATGATCGACCTGTCTGGAAATCCAGTGCTTCGCATCTACTACACCTCCAGA CCCGCTCTGTTTACCCTGTGTGCTGGAAATGAGCTCTTCTACTGCCTCCTCTACCTGTTCAATTTCTCCGAGGGACCTTTAG TTGGCTCTGTAGGTCTTTTCCGAATGGGCCTCTGGATCACAGCCCCTATTGCCTTGCTCAAGTCCCTCATCAGCGTCATCCACCTGATCACAGCCGCCCGCAACATGGCTGCCCTGGACGCAGCAGATCGTGCCAAGAAGAAGTGA